In Quercus lobata isolate SW786 chromosome 12, ValleyOak3.0 Primary Assembly, whole genome shotgun sequence, a genomic segment contains:
- the LOC115972046 gene encoding coenzyme Q-binding protein COQ10 homolog, mitochondrial isoform X2: MWRSKSKAVLILGQKGLSGSTRVLQHNKPYARIIHTSSLPNSNDFLTRWRWQQQQQQQQLRLFNESSTQRRRFLGCGDGEEGGVLSKVYEEKLVLGYSPEQLFDVVAAVDLYHGFVPWCQRSEVIKHNPDGSFDAELEIGFKFLVESYISHVELNKPKYIKVASVFFKEVVSRLVGSFNERCRLIYGPGVRVHENSYGQRV, from the exons ATGTGGAGGTCGAAATCGAAGGCGGTGTTGATATTGGGACAAAAGGGTTTGAGCGGCAGTACTCGGGTGTTGCAGCACAACAAACCTTATGCTCGCATCATCCACACCTCCTCCCTACCTAATTCCAACGACTTTTTGACGCGATGGCGGtggcagcagcagcagcagcaacagcaacTGCGTTTGTTTAACGAAAGTAGCACTCAAAGAAGACGCTTTCTCGGTTGCGGAGATGGTGAGGAAGGCGGTGTTCTCTCCAAAGTGTATGAGGAGAAGCTTGTGTTGGG GTATTCTCCAGAGCAGTTGTTTGATGTAGTTGCAGCTGTTGACTTGTATCATGGTTTTGTCCCCTGGTGTCAGCGGTCTGAGGTAATTAAACATAATCCGGATGGATCTTTTGATGCCGAGCTGGAGATTGGTTTCAAATTTCTTGTTGAAAGTTACATTTCTCATGTTGAATTGAACAAGCCAAAGTATATAAAG GTTGCATCCGTGTTCTTCAAGGAGGTGGTCTCAAGACTGGTAGGTTCATTTAACGAACGCTGCCGTTTGATATATGGACCGGGGGTCAGAGTCCATGAAAATTCATATGGTCAAAGGGTATGA
- the LOC115972046 gene encoding coenzyme Q-binding protein COQ10 homolog, mitochondrial isoform X1 produces MWRSKSKAVLILGQKGLSGSTRVLQHNKPYARIIHTSSLPNSNDFLTRWRWQQQQQQQQLRLFNESSTQRRRFLGCGDGEEGGVLSKVYEEKLVLGYSPEQLFDVVAAVDLYHGFVPWCQRSEVIKHNPDGSFDAELEIGFKFLVESYISHVELNKPKYIKTTVTDSNLFDHLINIWEFNPGPVPGTCNLYFLVDFKFQSPLYRQVASVFFKEVVSRLVGSFNERCRLIYGPGVRVHENSYGQRV; encoded by the exons ATGTGGAGGTCGAAATCGAAGGCGGTGTTGATATTGGGACAAAAGGGTTTGAGCGGCAGTACTCGGGTGTTGCAGCACAACAAACCTTATGCTCGCATCATCCACACCTCCTCCCTACCTAATTCCAACGACTTTTTGACGCGATGGCGGtggcagcagcagcagcagcaacagcaacTGCGTTTGTTTAACGAAAGTAGCACTCAAAGAAGACGCTTTCTCGGTTGCGGAGATGGTGAGGAAGGCGGTGTTCTCTCCAAAGTGTATGAGGAGAAGCTTGTGTTGGG GTATTCTCCAGAGCAGTTGTTTGATGTAGTTGCAGCTGTTGACTTGTATCATGGTTTTGTCCCCTGGTGTCAGCGGTCTGAGGTAATTAAACATAATCCGGATGGATCTTTTGATGCCGAGCTGGAGATTGGTTTCAAATTTCTTGTTGAAAGTTACATTTCTCATGTTGAATTGAACAAGCCAAAGTATATAAAG ACTACTGTAACGGATAGCAATTTGTTTGACCACTTGATAAACATATGGGAGTTCAATCCAGGACCAGTTCCAGGAACTTGCAACCTgtattttttggtggattttaaGTTCCAATCACCACTTTACCGACAG GTTGCATCCGTGTTCTTCAAGGAGGTGGTCTCAAGACTGGTAGGTTCATTTAACGAACGCTGCCGTTTGATATATGGACCGGGGGTCAGAGTCCATGAAAATTCATATGGTCAAAGGGTATGA
- the LOC115972358 gene encoding pentatricopeptide repeat-containing protein At1g31920 gives MIRTPVLNKTHLLLSTKDPKLTEFDLRLKEQECLSLLKRCKSMEELKQVHVQILKFGLIWDSFCAGNLVASCALSDWGSMDYACSIFRQLEEPGTFVFNTMIRGHVKDASFEEALLVYYEMIERGIEADNFTYPALLKACARSLALEEGMQIHGHIFKLGLKDDVFVQNSLISMYGKFGEVKHSCVVFEQMDQKTVASWSAIIGAHASLGLWCECLMLFGDMSSEELWRAEESTLVSVLSACTQLGALDLGRCTHGSLLRNISGLNVIVQTSLIDMYVKCGCLEKGWRLFQNMAKKNQLSYTVMISGLAMHGHGREALRVFSEMLEEGLVPDDVVYVGVLSACSHAGLVNEGLQCFNSMKFEHGIEPTVRHYGCLVDLMGRAGLLNEAFKLINSMPIKPNDVVWRSLLSACKVHHNLELGEIVAKNIFQLNSRNPSDYLVLSNMYARAQRWEDVARIRTEMVCKGFKQTPGFSLVEVKRKVYKFVSQDTSYPQCDDIYEMIHQMEWQLKFEGYSPDTSHVLLDVDEEEKRQRLKAHSQKLAIAFALIHTSQGSPIRIARNLRMCNDCHTYTKYISIIYEREITVRDHYQFHHFKNGTCSCRDYW, from the coding sequence ATGATTAGGACACCAGTCCTTAACAAAACCCATCTCTTGTTATCCACAAAAGATCCAAAACTCACAGAATTTGACTTGAGGTTGAAGGAGCAGGAATGTTTGTCCCTGCTGAAGAGATGCAAGAGCATGGAAGAGTTGAAGCAAGTCCATGTCCAAATCCTCAAGTTTGGACTCATTTGGGATTCCTTCTGTGCAGGCAACCTTGTGGCCTCTTGTGCTCTGTCAGATTGGGGCAGCATGGACTATGCCTGCTCGATTTTCCGGCAACTCGAAGAACCGGGTACTTTTGTATTCAACACCATGATCAGAGGGCATGTCAAAGATGCAAGCTTTGAGGAAGCTTTACTTGTTTATTATGAGATGATTGAGAGAGGAATTGAAGCTGACAATTTTACTTACCCGGCTCTTCTCAAAGCTTGTGCCCGGTCACTGGCACTTGAGGAAGGGATGCAAATTCATGGACATATCTTCAAGCTTGGGCTTAAAGATGATGTCTTTGTGCAGAACAGCTTGATTAGCATGTATGGAAAGTTTGGAGAGGTAAAACATTCTTGTGTTGTTTTTGAGCAAATGGATCAAAAGACTGTTGCTTCTTGGAGTGCTATTATTGGAGCTCATGCTAGTTTGGGGTTGTGGTGTGAGTGCTTGATGCTTTTTGGGGATATGAGTAGTGAGGAACTCTGGAGGGCTGAAGAAAGCACATTAGTTAGTGTGCTTTCTGCTTGCACTCAATTGGGTGCTCTTGATTTGGGAAGGTGCACACATGGTTCCTTATTGAGGAATATTAGTGGACTCAATGTTATAGTACAAACTTCTTTAATAGACATGTATGTCAAATGTGGATGCCTAGAGAAAGGATGGCGTCTCTTCCAAAACATGGCCAAGAAAAACCAGTTGTCCTACACTGTAATGATCTCTGGGCTAGCCATGCATGGACATGGTAGGGAAGCTCTAAGAGTTTTCTCAGAAATGCTTGAGGAAGGTTTGGTGCCAGATGATGTTGTCTATGTTGGTGTGTTGAGTGCTTGTAGTCATGCTGGTCTTGTCAATGAGGGACTCCAATGTTTCAATTCCATGAAATTTGAGCACGGGATTGAACCAACTGTTCGACATTATGGTTGTTTGGTAGACCTCATGGGGCGAGCCGGCCTGCTCAATGAAGCCTTTAAGCTTATCAATAGCATGCCCATTAAGCCAAATGATGTCGTGTGGCGAAGCCTTCTTAGTGCCTGTAAAGTTCACCATAACTTGGAACTAGGGGAGATTGTTGCTAAGAACATATTCCAATTAAATTCACGTAATCCTAGTGATTATTTGGTGCTATCCAATATGTATGCTCGAGCTCAGAGATGGGAGGATGTCGCTAGGATTAGGACGGAAATGGTGTGTAAGGGCTTCAAGCAAACGCCAGGATTTAGCCTTGTTGAGGTGAAGAGAAAAGTCTATAAATTTGTTTCACAGGACACTTCTTACCCACAATGTGATGACATTTATGAGATGATCCACCAGATGGAATGGCAGTTGAAGTTTGAAGGCTATTCCCCAGACACATCACATGTGTTGCTTGATGTAGATGAAGAAGAGAAGAGGCAGAGATTGAAAGCTCATAGCCAAAAATTAGCAATTGCTTTTGCACTTATACATACATCTCAGGGATCTCCCATAAGGATAGCTAGAAACCTCAGGATGTGTAATGACTGTCACACATACACTAAATATATTTCAATTATCTATGAACGAGAGATTACTGTAAGAGATCATTATCAGTTCCATCATTTCAAAAATGGAACATGCTCTTGTAGGGATTACTGGTGA